The DNA window gataaaaaattaaaaggtaCTAGTAAAAATGGTAAAGACTTGAACATTTAATTAATCTATTTTCGACaattataaaatgacaaaaataagttAAAATATACTAGTTCTCCTAATTAAGACAAAGTGAATTTATGGATCTAGTGTAAAACCCCATTTCAGCCATATCGAGAACGACCACAATTGTTAATGGATCGAGAATCACTGGAGAAACGGCCTGCGATCTTTGTTGTCGGATCCCCCAACGTCGGTAAACGGACTATACTCTCACGTAAGACCTTTTTCTGTCTCGATTCTCTATATGCGAATTGAAGAATTCTGATTTGTTGCCGTAGATTTGTTTGTATGATATTCGGAAGCTACTGGGGAGTTTGAATGATGGGGGTTTAGTGTTTTGTTGTGAAAATTAGTGTAATGATTCAAGAATTCAGCTGATCGATTAATTCTCAGTGCTTGTAGCTAAAAGAGGCACCTTTATATCGTACTGGTAAAACTAGATGGAAGTGTTTCCATCTGCTTATAACAGAATCTCACTACCAGTGGGCATTATTTGAGCATTATGTTTGGATTACTCCCACTCTATTTCGTCGTTTGTCGAAAAGAGTtcgattattatttattacgaTCGCTTATTCCTGGAGCGGATCCCCTGCTCCACAATTCGTACTCCACTCGCTTATTATAAGTATTTTCCAGCTAAGAGTGGCAAATTTTGTGCAGTATTTCTGTTGTATAATTATAAGTTTCTGCTCTTATTGAGAGATTATAAAAGGAAactaaattgttgttattgaaTGTAGGACTACTTAAGGTGGATTTTGACGATGCCTCTGATACGTTACCTGAGTTATCTGTCAATGGGTAAGTAAGTTCTGAGAGCCCAATCCCCAGTTATGATCTGCCTCACCCTCTCTATGTTATAGTTTAAAAGTATTTAGGTATAAACCTGAATGTGATTTCATTATCAGGTGGACAATCAACACAAAATATTACATAGCAGATGTTGCAGTTTGGACAGCTAATCTCTCTAATGAGCTATCCATTGCAAGCTTTCATGACGTGAACCGGATAGTTGCCTTGGTTATGGTGTTTGACACCAGTGACGTAAGCCTATATTCTATTTGCTGAGTTTTGTTGTGCACAAtcctttgtttgtctctgtggcTTTTGGATGGACTGTCCATTTTCCATGACTATCGTCCCGTCCTTGTAAATCTCATCATGCCATATGATGGACAATATCTTCATGTTGTCATTTGCAGCTCCCAACACTAGTTGCTCTCAAAGAATGGGTTTCGCGCACTGACATCCAGAAGTTTGATATACTACTCTGCATTGGTAACAAGGTGGATCTTCTTCCTGATCATCCATCACACGTGGAGTACAAGAGACGCTTGATGAAGCTTGGTGAATCTTTTGTCAGTTCTAATGTGGACTTCTCTGATTATGGTATATCTGAAACTGAAGGAAGTAGTTTATTGGGGAACGAAGAGCCATCCTTGGGATTTAAGAGATCTTGCATAGAGTGGTGTCTTGAACACAATATTGAATATGTTGAAGCTTGTGCATCAAATGCTGATTTTGACCAATGTAAGAGCCTCTAGTAAGCATGGTCCATTATTTCGAGATATATATTGTTATCATGCTTGCGTGGTTTTTGGTCAGCTTAattcaattctatttttttcccttttaatAGCAAAATGTTGTGATTACTTAACCTATCGATGGAATTATTAAAAGATGATTCTTATATGAAGTGTGATGTGCTTGAAGTGAAAAGTTGTCTACGATCCCATCTTGTTTAAAGTTTGAATGGAGATTCCAGTACTTCATTGTATATTTCATTGCATTACAGGTCTCTCTGTCGATGGTGATTCACAGGGTATTGATAGACTTTATGGTGCTCTCTCTGCTCATATGTGGCCGGGAATGTTGTTGAAATCTGGTGATAGGATAAGCGAGCCTTCATTGCCTGAGCAAGAAGGTTGACATGTTTATTTGTTAGGTTTAAGTCCTGATCATTTTTTTATCTGAATGTCACTATGACTTACTAATTGTTTTCCATCTTTCTGCAGAGTTgtccgaagaagaagaatctGACTACGAACctgaatataaaatattatctcCTGCTTCAGCAGAACAATGGGATGATGTAGGATGGATGTCTGCAGATGGTCCTGTTTCTACCTCGGGAAGTGGGAGGCCTATGGAAAAGGATCTTGATACTTCAGGTAGAGAGAGTGAAGCGAAATCCAGCAGAGAAGAGAATCAGCTGTCAACATCAGCCTCTCAGTTGTCCAAAGAGCTTGACCATGAAAAGACAGCTAAGGCCTTTGAAACAAACCCAATGTCAGAGCTCGATAATGAGAAGACTTATGAAATCGAAGATTTGGAAACTCTAATGGCTGAAATTGGTAACGTGCGCAATGGCTTGAGGTTGATGCCTGACTTCCAGAGGAGGGAGATGGCTGCGAAGCTGGCCTTGAAAATGGCTGCAATGTTTGGAGACAGTAGCGATGGTGAGGAGGATTTGGTTGATTAGAGCGAAAAGAGTAATACCAAATAGACTCCGATTTGGATCCTAATATTTGAAGAGAAAAAACAGAATCAGCTTGCCTACGTATTTGAAGAGAAGCGGGCGACTATTAACTGTTGTTCACTTGCACTAAGTACTGTCTTTGAGCAATGGGAAAGCACAAGTGAAGTCTAGAGGTTAATTCTCAAAGAACATGACGCTATTATATGGgttttttgaatttatgtgtaattGGGTAAAAGTTTTTGTATGCAATATTAATAAAACTCCCATGATTTCTTGACGTAAGTTGAGCCAAGTCCCCATAACTTAAGGTATGGAGAAGCATAGTGCTTTGTAGATTTTTGACTAATGATGATGGTGATGCGTATAAGCAAGAAATTACACATATTTGTTAATGAGTGATGCAAGTTTTTGTTTAGCAAATAAAGATTAATAGTTTTTCCTCGTTTATATATTCTCATCATAGTTGTGGTAACTCCAACTTCAATTCTTACTTAAACAATTGATGGAATCTTCTAAATCGATTTTGATCAACAATATTATCAAGAATCGACATTGCTCTCCCTAttggaatttgagatgaaactCCTCCGTCCCTATGTCCCTCGCCGATGAATCATTGTATCGATCAGACACTATGAGAGATCGCTGTGTTCTAAACCCGAACCTCGAATTCCATATCTCCCAAGTTTTTATAGCACAGTAAGCACTATTTAAGGTGTATATCTCAATTGTTTCATCATCCAGtagttaaaaaaattgattactCACATATTAAGTCCTAACACTTCTGTGACTGTgtgatagtagtattattttatgttatGATCAATACATACCACCCTATTATTCAGTGTCACGATTAGAATAAGATCAGATGTTGATGGTACTTACACCAAACATGAACTCTGTAACTGATCGTGATCTCGTACGATTATGTGGAGCTGTCTCTGATATTTTGTTGAATCATTGCGATTATCCCACGTGATTAATGAGATTTTAGTAcaacttttttgaatttgggtaTTACCCAATTTGTTTAATTAAAGGCAAAGTTGAGGACAATAGAGGATCTAAGTAGGGTTTTTAAGGGCCGTAAAACTCCATTAAATTCAGCATTTGGTGTCACGGTGAGATAGCTCTGCCCCAATCCTCCGGGTTGGGGTTCACCAGTCTTGCTTTCTAATGCCGGTGACAATCTTTATTCACTGTCTTGAATCCCACGGATTCTGTTATTTGGCATTGATC is part of the Salvia splendens isolate huo1 chromosome 6, SspV2, whole genome shotgun sequence genome and encodes:
- the LOC121808668 gene encoding uncharacterized protein LOC121808668, which codes for MDRESLEKRPAIFVVGSPNVGKRTILSRLLKVDFDDASDTLPELSVNGWTINTKYYIADVAVWTANLSNELSIASFHDVNRIVALVMVFDTSDLPTLVALKEWVSRTDIQKFDILLCIGNKVDLLPDHPSHVEYKRRLMKLGESFVSSNVDFSDYGISETEGSSLLGNEEPSLGFKRSCIEWCLEHNIEYVEACASNADFDQCLSVDGDSQGIDRLYGALSAHMWPGMLLKSGDRISEPSLPEQEELSEEEESDYEPEYKILSPASAEQWDDVGWMSADGPVSTSGSGRPMEKDLDTSGRESEAKSSREENQLSTSASQLSKELDHEKTAKAFETNPMSELDNEKTYEIEDLETLMAEIGNVRNGLRLMPDFQRREMAAKLALKMAAMFGDTIPKCKLVLLGDQSVGKTSIITRFNTGNFDDSYETTIGIDFLTKTIHFEDRSVRLQLWDTAGNKRFKRLMQSYTRDSCVAIRDYDVASFLNTAKWIENVRTERGSDDIIVLVGNKTDLLDKRKVSMKEAEEKARDLSVMFIETSARDADFNIKALFRKDHCSPAADGNSVISGARRDGRHQPLRKCISV